Proteins from a genomic interval of Enterococcus faecium:
- a CDS encoding HelD family protein, which yields MVNTQKQLEEAYLKNVYQKLIDKKNELRESMDTAKIEGNQSLKEMAGELRLNFDSYLDNLDTFSMIEMKNREIDQMNIKQKNAENQLAKIERLLKSPYFGKVVVDFLDNEPKESFYIGTANFTDDADENLVYDWRSPIAELFYNNMIGPSSYTVRQNKIDTVIKERRQFLLERDRLVKFFDTSVAIQDDVLLEVLGQDETNEMKAITATIQSEQNTIIRDVKSQNILVNGVAGSGKTSAIMQRIAYLLYLYRDTMTSDDLLILSPNHRFIDYISNVLPSLGERNPLNLTIIQLVSQLSAEEIEGEEAYFKRITGENVSEQTERLRSKKFIDNLKQSDPLFLDHPNFIRGLTKNGKTVLSKKTIEKIYEKVPAHPKLIDRLQATKKALMSEWKNHLLKQAKSPAVQNQVLSLTEDRQLELFGKLISDDSEQSIVAYARKLLQKKYRKITRQIEEMAWVDEHQLFERIYEKRYGSAYAWQPTRTVDEAVIILAIRHLLVEKVNVPAFRYLLIDEVQDYTLAQLGLLIELFPKTHFTLVGDENQAIFNSSTTFADIMRCFDDYHLPIHRYDLRNSYRSSGAITELFKTYAVDQEKIDIVSIRPQGKEPEYRSFRSSEELLKILAEILVSLKGEKAAVITQTEEETQTLQESIKKNSYGLENCQIIPLSLAKGLEFDHVILYPFENDGDEQRRRRQMYTAISRGMKSIVVLERAT from the coding sequence ATGGTCAACACACAAAAACAGTTAGAAGAAGCATATCTGAAGAACGTGTATCAAAAGCTAATTGATAAAAAAAACGAACTGCGGGAATCGATGGATACGGCAAAAATAGAAGGAAACCAGTCGTTGAAAGAAATGGCTGGCGAGCTTCGATTGAATTTTGACAGTTACTTAGATAACCTGGATACTTTTTCGATGATTGAAATGAAAAATAGAGAAATCGATCAGATGAATATCAAACAGAAAAACGCAGAAAATCAGCTAGCAAAGATCGAACGTTTATTGAAAAGTCCCTACTTTGGAAAAGTCGTTGTAGACTTTCTGGATAATGAGCCAAAAGAATCCTTTTATATCGGTACAGCAAATTTCACAGATGATGCAGATGAAAATCTTGTTTATGATTGGCGTTCACCAATTGCCGAACTTTTTTACAATAACATGATTGGTCCATCTTCTTATACGGTTCGTCAAAATAAAATCGATACGGTTATTAAAGAAAGACGACAATTTCTTTTGGAAAGAGATCGTTTGGTCAAGTTTTTTGATACGTCTGTAGCTATTCAAGATGACGTATTATTAGAAGTCTTAGGCCAAGATGAGACCAATGAAATGAAGGCTATCACTGCTACGATCCAATCGGAACAAAACACAATCATTCGGGATGTGAAAAGTCAAAATATCTTGGTAAATGGCGTAGCAGGAAGTGGTAAAACCTCTGCTATCATGCAGCGTATTGCGTATCTGCTCTATTTATATCGAGATACGATGACATCCGATGACTTGCTGATTCTATCACCTAATCATCGGTTTATCGACTATATTTCGAATGTCCTACCATCATTAGGTGAAAGAAATCCACTGAATCTAACCATCATACAGCTGGTTTCACAGCTTTCAGCAGAGGAAATAGAAGGTGAAGAGGCTTATTTCAAACGTATCACGGGAGAAAATGTATCGGAGCAGACAGAACGTTTGCGTAGCAAAAAGTTTATCGATAATCTAAAACAATCAGATCCTTTGTTTTTAGATCATCCGAATTTTATCCGTGGACTTACTAAAAATGGAAAAACAGTCCTTTCTAAAAAAACGATCGAAAAAATATATGAGAAAGTTCCTGCTCATCCTAAATTGATCGATAGGCTTCAAGCAACGAAAAAGGCACTGATGAGCGAATGGAAGAATCATCTTTTGAAACAAGCAAAAAGTCCTGCTGTGCAGAATCAGGTACTCTCGTTGACAGAAGATAGGCAGTTGGAATTATTCGGTAAATTGATTTCTGATGATTCGGAACAAAGTATTGTAGCTTATGCAAGGAAACTTTTACAAAAAAAATATCGAAAAATAACCAGACAAATCGAAGAAATGGCATGGGTGGATGAGCATCAGTTGTTTGAAAGAATTTATGAAAAACGATATGGCTCAGCTTATGCTTGGCAACCCACACGTACTGTTGATGAAGCAGTCATTATATTAGCTATTCGTCATTTACTTGTTGAAAAGGTAAATGTACCAGCATTTCGCTATCTATTGATTGATGAAGTACAAGATTATACCCTGGCACAATTAGGTCTATTGATCGAATTATTTCCAAAAACTCACTTTACTTTAGTAGGTGACGAGAATCAGGCAATCTTTAATTCTTCCACTACTTTTGCTGATATTATGCGTTGTTTCGACGACTACCATCTGCCGATCCATCGGTATGATCTTAGAAATAGTTACCGTTCTAGCGGAGCAATCACAGAGCTTTTCAAAACCTATGCTGTGGATCAAGAGAAGATCGACATCGTATCGATCCGACCGCAAGGAAAAGAACCCGAATACCGCTCTTTTCGATCCTCTGAAGAATTGTTGAAAATACTAGCTGAGATTTTGGTTTCTCTAAAAGGAGAAAAAGCGGCAGTTATCACCCAAACAGAAGAGGAAACCCAAACGCTACAAGAATCGATTAAAAAAAATTCATATGGATTAGAAAACTGCCAAATCATTCCTTTGAGTCTAGCAAAAGGACTGGAATTTGATCATGTAATCTTATATCCATTTGAAAACGATGGAGATGAGCAAAGAAGACGCAGACAAATGTACACGGCGATATCTAGAGGAATGAAAAGCATTGTCGTATTGGAAAGAGCAACATAA
- a CDS encoding glycosyltransferase family 2 protein: protein MISITHTGNLFLDTCLSIMYFFLVSYPILGGFVWFIGVWCYVFLYKHKQKEWVDVPLSVEPFITIMVPAHNEEIVIEDTIEYLMTKLNYHNYEVLVTDDGSTDQTPEILARLMKKYANLRVVRIEKNKGKAHAFNIGLAFAKGKLILSNDADTVPEPDALIRYVNYFIRPGARHIAAVTANMDVQNRTKLIAKSQTVEFSSIVGIIKRTQSAVFGGLYAYSGANTMYRKEALIDVGGFRQDRATEDISIAWDHQLNDWLSVFAPEIIFFMEVPVTLKMLYRQRKRWAKGGTEVWLTNFKKVMLHPFKHIGRTIIFIDQTLSIVWSIFFCISVVLFAGLIGHYVYQGNYEQIYITFTFSFVFICFEMVAGFFQLLASLIVDDRRRKLKYLLFAPLYMLLFWIVNAITIVTTFIPAVKTILGYGSGTWKSPERTKK from the coding sequence ATGATCTCAATCACCCATACAGGTAATTTATTCTTAGATACTTGTTTGTCTATTATGTATTTTTTTCTCGTTTCTTATCCGATTTTAGGCGGATTTGTATGGTTTATTGGTGTCTGGTGTTATGTGTTTTTATACAAACATAAGCAAAAAGAATGGGTAGATGTTCCCTTGAGTGTCGAACCGTTCATCACGATCATGGTGCCAGCCCATAATGAAGAAATTGTGATCGAAGATACAATCGAGTATTTGATGACGAAATTGAATTATCACAACTATGAGGTATTAGTGACAGACGATGGTTCAACGGACCAAACACCAGAAATATTAGCTAGACTGATGAAAAAATACGCTAATCTTCGTGTGGTTCGGATCGAAAAAAATAAAGGAAAAGCCCACGCGTTTAATATCGGACTTGCCTTTGCAAAAGGGAAATTGATTTTAAGCAATGATGCAGACACGGTACCGGAGCCAGATGCACTGATTAGGTATGTGAATTATTTCATTCGCCCTGGTGCAAGACATATTGCTGCGGTCACTGCAAATATGGATGTCCAAAATCGTACCAAATTGATTGCAAAATCTCAAACGGTTGAATTCTCAAGTATCGTGGGCATCATTAAACGAACACAGTCAGCTGTTTTCGGTGGTCTTTATGCGTACAGTGGAGCAAATACGATGTATCGAAAAGAAGCCTTGATCGATGTGGGCGGATTCAGACAAGATCGAGCGACAGAAGACATCAGTATTGCTTGGGATCATCAGTTAAATGACTGGTTATCTGTTTTTGCTCCTGAGATTATCTTTTTCATGGAAGTACCTGTGACGTTGAAGATGCTATATCGACAAAGAAAACGTTGGGCAAAAGGTGGAACAGAAGTCTGGCTGACGAATTTCAAAAAAGTGATGCTCCATCCTTTTAAACATATTGGAAGAACGATCATCTTCATTGATCAAACATTGAGTATTGTCTGGTCAATATTCTTTTGTATTTCCGTAGTTCTTTTTGCTGGATTAATCGGGCATTATGTATATCAAGGAAACTACGAACAGATTTATATTACTTTTACATTCAGTTTTGTGTTCATCTGCTTTGAAATGGTCGCAGGATTTTTCCAGTTGCTAGCTTCGCTGATTGTAGATGATCGACGAAGAAAATTGAAATACCTTCTTTTCGCACCACTATATATGCTTTTGTTCTGGATAGTGAACGCGATAACGATCGTGACGACTTTCATTCCAGCAGTCAAAACGATTTTAGGTTATGGAAGCGGGACATGGAAAAGCCCGGAACGTACAAAAAAATAA
- a CDS encoding LPXTG cell wall anchor domain-containing protein encodes MKKRMKPLIWPIAVSSIFLLGQTAFAETSEPAQTEPSTTISSSGAENGASETEMTSNVPTDNSGETISSSEDTSINSSTSSDQIDHLQDLENKRKELEEALEAAKNKLKEDQAAIDQDLADLKNKVGNDRAQLEKKLAEAKAKAEAVQTDLDGKIQQAKEFNQQLNQVAQTASGKLSQTQADITAASQAIHGKISEAQTVANDFEAKKADLAASFQRIKDILHSAGEKSVTSGSTTETVQQTTEPSKSTSQTLPKTNEKTASVSYSLAGAGVLVAAAYGIIRKKK; translated from the coding sequence ATGAAAAAAAGAATGAAGCCGTTAATCTGGCCAATTGCTGTTTCCAGTATTTTCTTATTGGGACAGACAGCTTTTGCGGAAACTTCTGAACCTGCTCAAACAGAACCTTCAACAACTATAAGCTCTTCTGGTGCTGAAAACGGTGCCTCGGAAACAGAAATGACTTCCAATGTACCGACAGATAATTCAGGAGAAACGATTTCATCTTCAGAAGATACATCAATAAATAGTTCTACCTCTTCTGACCAAATCGATCATTTGCAAGACTTGGAAAATAAAAGAAAAGAACTCGAAGAAGCATTAGAAGCTGCAAAAAACAAATTGAAAGAAGACCAAGCAGCAATCGATCAAGATTTAGCTGATCTTAAAAATAAAGTGGGAAATGACCGTGCACAACTTGAGAAAAAGCTTGCCGAAGCGAAAGCAAAAGCGGAAGCTGTCCAAACAGATCTTGACGGGAAGATCCAACAAGCAAAAGAATTCAATCAGCAATTAAATCAGGTTGCTCAAACAGCTTCTGGAAAGCTAAGTCAAACTCAAGCGGATATCACAGCGGCCAGTCAAGCAATCCACGGAAAGATCAGCGAAGCACAAACAGTTGCTAATGATTTTGAAGCAAAAAAAGCTGACTTAGCAGCTAGTTTCCAACGAATAAAAGATATTTTGCATTCGGCAGGAGAAAAATCAGTGACCTCTGGAAGCACGACAGAAACAGTTCAGCAAACGACAGAGCCATCCAAATCAACAAGTCAGACTTTGCCAAAAACAAATGAAAAAACAGCTTCTGTCAGTTATTCCTTAGCAGGGGCGGGTGTGTTAGTCGCAGCAGCTTACGGAATCATCCGCAAAAAGAAATAA
- a CDS encoding heavy metal-binding domain-containing protein: MITTTTNSVEGKAVVAYKGIVFGEVITGIHAFKDLEAGLRNIFGGRSKSYENELMGAREEALAEMAERAKALGADAIIGVKMDYEVLGSDNGMLMVTCSGTAVSTR, translated from the coding sequence ATGATTACAACAACAACGAACAGTGTAGAGGGAAAAGCCGTAGTAGCTTATAAAGGGATCGTTTTTGGTGAGGTCATTACTGGGATCCATGCATTTAAAGACTTGGAGGCGGGGTTGCGAAATATCTTTGGCGGCCGCTCAAAAAGCTATGAAAACGAACTAATGGGTGCAAGAGAAGAAGCACTTGCCGAAATGGCCGAACGTGCAAAAGCATTAGGAGCTGATGCGATCATTGGCGTAAAAATGGACTATGAAGTATTAGGCAGCGACAATGGCATGCTGATGGTCACATGTAGTGGAACAGCTGTCTCCACGAGATAA
- the dhaM gene encoding dihydroxyacetone kinase phosphoryl donor subunit DhaM gives MKKSILLISHSQKVTDGIKEMIEQMQKSEEVQIFSLGGINGEIGSDPMKIVEAVNESSDAASYFVFADIGSAVLNSELAKDMLEEEQQQRYHLVDAPLVEGAFAAAITAGITDDTQQILTEAQNAGKKGWE, from the coding sequence GTGAAAAAAAGTATTTTGCTTATTTCTCATAGTCAAAAAGTAACAGATGGTATTAAAGAAATGATTGAGCAGATGCAAAAATCCGAAGAGGTGCAAATTTTTTCTCTCGGCGGAATAAATGGCGAGATCGGATCAGACCCGATGAAAATCGTAGAAGCAGTCAATGAATCAAGCGATGCAGCTAGTTATTTTGTTTTTGCGGATATCGGTAGCGCGGTATTGAACTCGGAACTGGCAAAAGACATGTTGGAAGAAGAGCAGCAGCAACGTTATCATCTGGTGGATGCGCCTTTAGTGGAAGGAGCTTTTGCAGCAGCCATCACTGCCGGTATAACAGATGATACTCAGCAAATCTTAACAGAAGCACAAAATGCCGGAAAGAAAGGATGGGAATAA
- the dhaK gene encoding dihydroxyacetone kinase subunit DhaK produces the protein MPERKDGNKLKKIMNDPSNIVEEMLEGLVKSYPELVHRVESSRVVAKNQKAEQVGLVSGGGSGHEPSHAGFVGEGMLSAAVLGDVFTSPTPDQIQTAIKEADSGKGVLLIVKNYTGDALNFDMAKELAAMDDIEVESVIVDDDIAVENSTYTAGKRGVAGTVLVHKIVGDAARNGASLAELKELGEKVVQATKTIGLALRAATVPEVGKPGFELGEDEIEYGVGIHGEPGYRREKMQPSKVLAKELVTKILDDYSNLPKEAGVLVNGMGGTPLMEQFVFMNDVLALLEERGVNVVFRKVGNFMTSLDMQGLSLTLIDLTETQWKDSLESNVQTISW, from the coding sequence ATGCCGGAAAGAAAGGATGGGAATAAATTGAAAAAAATCATGAATGATCCAAGCAATATTGTCGAAGAAATGCTGGAAGGATTAGTAAAAAGCTATCCAGAACTTGTTCATCGTGTAGAATCTTCCCGTGTTGTAGCCAAGAATCAGAAAGCGGAACAAGTTGGTTTGGTTTCTGGTGGAGGAAGCGGACATGAACCATCCCATGCCGGGTTTGTAGGGGAAGGGATGTTAAGTGCAGCGGTGCTTGGTGATGTGTTTACTTCTCCAACTCCAGATCAGATTCAGACGGCTATTAAGGAAGCGGATAGTGGAAAAGGAGTTTTGCTGATCGTTAAGAATTATACAGGGGATGCATTGAACTTCGATATGGCAAAGGAATTAGCTGCTATGGACGATATTGAAGTAGAAAGTGTGATCGTAGATGATGATATCGCCGTTGAAAATAGTACGTATACTGCTGGAAAACGCGGAGTTGCAGGTACTGTCCTTGTACACAAAATCGTGGGCGATGCAGCAAGAAACGGTGCTTCCCTAGCTGAGTTGAAAGAACTGGGAGAAAAGGTCGTACAGGCAACTAAGACGATCGGTCTAGCGCTTCGAGCAGCAACTGTACCAGAAGTAGGGAAACCAGGATTCGAACTAGGAGAAGATGAGATCGAGTATGGTGTTGGTATCCACGGTGAGCCAGGCTATCGTCGAGAAAAGATGCAGCCTTCTAAAGTACTGGCAAAGGAACTTGTTACTAAGATTTTAGATGATTACTCGAATTTACCAAAAGAAGCAGGTGTACTAGTCAACGGAATGGGCGGGACGCCTTTGATGGAACAGTTCGTGTTCATGAATGATGTTTTAGCTCTGTTGGAAGAAAGAGGCGTCAATGTAGTTTTCCGAAAAGTCGGTAATTTTATGACCTCACTAGATATGCAAGGTCTTTCTCTAACACTGATCGACTTGACGGAGACACAATGGAAAGATTCTTTAGAAAGCAATGTACAGACGATTTCATGGTAA
- the dhaL gene encoding dihydroxyacetone kinase subunit DhaL: MKLTVQEIQEWLTQFAEAINQNKQYLSDLDTPIGDGDHGNNMGRGVSAYEEAFQADHPETISDTFKVFSMAMISKVGGASGPLYGSAFMNMMKATKEVDSIDSQEKLGEVIEQGTAGIQSRGKAEADDKTMLDVWLPVTEALKAGNLTKEIIDQAKEHTKVLVAKKGRASYLGERAIGHIDPGAASSAILFSTLLDVINQP, from the coding sequence ATGAAACTAACCGTTCAAGAAATCCAAGAATGGCTCACGCAATTTGCAGAGGCAATCAATCAGAACAAACAATATCTCAGTGATCTAGATACCCCGATTGGCGATGGAGACCATGGAAATAACATGGGAAGAGGGGTTTCAGCTTATGAAGAAGCTTTTCAAGCCGATCATCCTGAAACAATCAGCGATACATTCAAAGTATTCTCTATGGCGATGATATCGAAAGTCGGTGGGGCTTCTGGTCCGTTATACGGATCTGCATTCATGAACATGATGAAAGCGACAAAAGAGGTCGATTCTATTGATTCTCAAGAAAAATTAGGCGAAGTGATCGAGCAGGGAACAGCGGGTATTCAAAGCCGAGGAAAGGCAGAAGCTGACGATAAAACGATGTTAGATGTTTGGCTGCCAGTCACAGAGGCATTGAAGGCAGGGAATTTAACAAAAGAAATCATTGACCAGGCAAAAGAACACACCAAAGTCTTGGTAGCTAAAAAAGGACGAGCTTCCTATCTAGGAGAGCGTGCAATCGGACATATCGACCCAGGAGCTGCTTCTAGTGCCATTTTATTTTCAACGCTTTTAGATGTGATCAATCAACCTTAA
- a CDS encoding glucose-6-phosphate 1-dehydrogenase family protein has protein sequence MELGKSDYQLFDRPIYAFKQLKESHPTDKIEQIKKEYKEHWQKWKEIQLQTAALLPDMYGMSKPKIESWTNGWNLRSHFWSAYRSESRQDENACLAVLLNQKQYQIYLMYQHYKSEERYGSIAAYNQLLAILKEWSKTVDIKDYYIWPQPEHELDDHLALSDYLSDTKKQEELKKAMRDRTFQMGKLFFYPQEIEHVEQITAETLQELAPLYQKLGAEKFQ, from the coding sequence ATGGAACTTGGAAAATCAGATTATCAGTTGTTTGATCGACCAATCTACGCATTCAAACAGCTCAAAGAGAGCCATCCAACAGATAAGATTGAACAAATCAAGAAAGAATATAAAGAACACTGGCAAAAATGGAAAGAGATTCAGCTCCAGACAGCTGCACTTTTGCCTGATATGTACGGCATGAGCAAACCTAAAATCGAAAGCTGGACGAATGGCTGGAATTTACGCAGTCATTTTTGGAGCGCGTACCGAAGCGAATCTCGTCAAGACGAGAATGCCTGTCTAGCAGTTTTGTTGAATCAAAAACAATACCAAATCTATTTGATGTACCAACATTATAAAAGCGAAGAACGATATGGTAGCATTGCAGCGTATAACCAGTTGCTTGCGATACTGAAAGAGTGGAGCAAAACAGTCGATATCAAGGATTATTACATATGGCCGCAACCAGAACATGAACTTGACGACCACTTAGCTTTGTCTGACTATTTGTCCGATACAAAGAAACAAGAAGAGTTGAAAAAAGCGATGAGAGACCGAACCTTTCAAATGGGTAAACTATTCTTCTATCCGCAAGAAATCGAACACGTTGAGCAAATAACCGCTGAAACCTTACAAGAACTAGCACCACTATATCAAAAGCTAGGTGCGGAAAAATTTCAATAG
- a CDS encoding Crp/Fnr family transcriptional regulator, translating into MSHDHLCVSFVPLFNHLVQQDQEKVHALVKHHYVEKGEQILAPNGEPQLVIVASGSMKVYQLSASGKEQLLRVIEPGGYEGESQLLGVPNESLFGEALEKTEICILRQKDFSELLLHYPALSLKLLAINVEKLTKVQQQTTFLMMEKVEERVAVYLLDLAKATGKDHFFLPMKMKELAAFIGTTPETLSRKFKLLEENGYVKRKNREVWIIDKEQLEDL; encoded by the coding sequence ATGAGTCATGATCATTTATGTGTTTCATTTGTTCCTTTGTTCAATCACTTAGTACAGCAAGATCAAGAAAAAGTACACGCACTTGTCAAACATCACTATGTGGAAAAAGGAGAACAGATTCTTGCGCCGAATGGAGAACCTCAATTAGTGATCGTGGCCTCCGGCAGTATGAAAGTGTATCAATTATCTGCTAGCGGAAAGGAACAGCTTTTACGAGTAATAGAGCCGGGCGGATATGAGGGAGAGAGCCAGTTGCTAGGCGTTCCAAATGAGTCTTTATTTGGCGAAGCACTAGAAAAAACGGAAATTTGCATATTGAGACAAAAAGATTTCTCGGAACTCTTACTGCATTATCCCGCCCTTAGTCTGAAACTTTTAGCAATCAACGTTGAGAAATTAACAAAAGTACAGCAGCAGACAACTTTTTTGATGATGGAAAAAGTAGAAGAACGAGTCGCTGTCTATCTGCTTGACTTAGCTAAAGCGACAGGGAAGGATCACTTTTTCCTGCCAATGAAAATGAAAGAACTTGCTGCATTTATCGGTACGACCCCCGAAACTTTATCTAGAAAATTTAAATTATTAGAGGAGAATGGTTATGTAAAAAGAAAGAATCGAGAAGTCTGGATCATTGATAAAGAGCAGTTAGAAGACTTGTAA
- a CDS encoding ABC transporter permease: MTDKFSRWSTLFSQNLSRDWKKILIWLVGVTAFSGGFVPAFEELTSGQGLAGLYETLQNPAMIAMVGPTPASNAAEYTLGAMYANEMLLFCSLFAAVISVLHVVSQTRKKEELGLIELIRSFRVGRQANSLAVIAESILINLLLAISISCTMIFFQADSITAEGAWLFGLSVGSMGILGSAVALFAAQLMPSSASSNGLSLAFLGGLYLLRAITDVADSSLSMWNPLGWSYLTYPFTTNNWIPLLYLFLFSLILIISSFVLEEHRDLNTGYIPEREGKPYAKRSLLSLRGLLFYLNKGMTISWLITFGLMGAAYGSIYGNMQQFLESNDLMKQMFIQSGVSIEKNFTSTIMVVLICLAAILPIASINRLFTEETHGRMNQLFATKISRNQLYWTNMLLAILFAILAILISSGALGLSALASMKDAKDMDLLMFLKAGFNFLPAVLVFIGISGFLFGWLPRMGKLAYIYLAYSFALNYFGGILDLPEWFSKTAVPSWVPRMPNDSFDLSVFLTLSCISLALFVLGSIGYRRRDLLEG, from the coding sequence ATGACTGATAAATTTTCACGCTGGTCCACCCTTTTTTCTCAAAACCTTAGCCGTGACTGGAAAAAGATCCTGATATGGCTAGTCGGTGTCACTGCTTTTTCTGGTGGTTTTGTCCCTGCGTTTGAAGAATTGACTTCCGGACAAGGATTAGCTGGATTATACGAAACCTTGCAAAACCCGGCAATGATTGCAATGGTCGGACCAACTCCAGCTTCGAATGCTGCTGAGTATACTTTAGGAGCGATGTATGCAAATGAAATGTTGCTTTTTTGCAGTTTGTTTGCTGCTGTGATCTCTGTTTTACACGTGGTGAGCCAAACGAGAAAAAAAGAAGAACTTGGTCTGATTGAACTTATTCGTTCCTTTCGAGTCGGACGTCAAGCAAACTCTTTAGCTGTCATCGCTGAAAGTATTCTGATCAATTTGCTTTTAGCAATATCGATCAGCTGTACGATGATTTTTTTCCAAGCAGATTCGATCACTGCAGAAGGTGCTTGGCTTTTTGGGCTATCTGTAGGTAGTATGGGGATTTTGGGGAGTGCCGTTGCACTGTTTGCTGCACAACTGATGCCAAGTTCAGCCAGTTCGAATGGTCTGTCTTTAGCGTTTTTAGGTGGACTTTACCTTCTACGAGCAATAACAGATGTAGCTGATTCCTCCCTTTCGATGTGGAATCCTTTAGGCTGGTCTTATTTGACCTATCCATTTACAACTAACAACTGGATTCCTTTGCTTTATTTGTTTTTGTTCAGTCTAATCTTGATAATCAGTTCATTTGTTTTAGAGGAACATCGAGATTTGAACACCGGCTATATCCCCGAACGTGAAGGAAAACCGTATGCTAAACGTTCTCTTTTATCCTTGCGTGGTTTATTATTCTATCTAAATAAAGGGATGACAATCAGTTGGCTTATCACTTTTGGTTTGATGGGGGCGGCATACGGCTCTATCTACGGGAATATGCAACAGTTTTTAGAAAGTAACGACTTAATGAAACAGATGTTTATCCAATCTGGCGTCTCAATTGAAAAAAACTTTACAAGCACGATCATGGTCGTCTTGATTTGTCTAGCTGCTATTTTACCAATTGCTAGCATCAATCGTTTATTTACAGAAGAAACCCACGGACGTATGAATCAGCTGTTCGCAACAAAAATTTCTAGGAACCAACTTTATTGGACCAATATGTTACTAGCTATTCTATTTGCTATATTGGCAATCCTGATTAGTTCTGGTGCACTAGGGCTTTCTGCTTTGGCTTCGATGAAGGATGCGAAAGACATGGATCTATTGATGTTTCTTAAAGCCGGGTTCAATTTCCTGCCTGCCGTTTTAGTGTTTATCGGAATTAGTGGCTTTCTATTCGGATGGCTTCCTCGAATGGGTAAACTTGCTTATATCTACTTAGCTTACTCCTTTGCACTCAATTACTTTGGCGGAATTTTGGATTTACCAGAATGGTTTTCCAAAACAGCTGTCCCTAGCTGGGTTCCACGGATGCCAAACGATTCTTTTGATCTTTCCGTGTTCCTTACGTTATCATGTATCAGCCTTGCACTGTTCGTCCTTGGTTCTATTGGTTATAGGCGAAGAGACTTACTAGAAGGATAA
- a CDS encoding ABC transporter ATP-binding protein, with protein sequence MAEIVKVTHLKKSFGRFEALKDVSFTVHSGEVVGFIGPNGSGKSTTIRTLLGIIKKDGGTATIFGQDVWEDSLSIHERLSYVPGDISLWGNLTGGAIIDLFMKLHGKGSAQKKDELIQRFSLDPKKKAKNYSKGNRQKVGLIAALAVDSDLYLFDEPTSGLDPLMETIFQEEVEKLKEQGKSILLSSHILSEVERLADKVVIIREGTVVEEGTLDELRHLTRSTITIETEAENSHLAQLNGVHDFVQKGHLAQFAADNEAFDVILAEASKLGVKKFESIPPTLEDLFMRHYEG encoded by the coding sequence ATGGCAGAAATCGTCAAAGTCACACATTTGAAAAAGAGCTTTGGTCGTTTCGAAGCTTTAAAAGATGTCTCTTTCACCGTACATTCAGGTGAAGTCGTTGGATTTATCGGACCAAATGGTTCTGGAAAATCCACGACGATTCGGACACTTTTAGGGATTATAAAAAAAGACGGCGGAACGGCAACGATTTTTGGGCAAGATGTATGGGAAGATAGTTTATCTATCCATGAACGTCTTTCTTATGTTCCAGGCGATATCTCTTTGTGGGGAAATTTGACTGGAGGAGCGATCATCGATCTCTTCATGAAGCTTCATGGAAAAGGGAGTGCTCAAAAAAAAGATGAACTGATTCAACGTTTCTCTCTTGATCCTAAGAAAAAAGCAAAAAACTATTCAAAAGGAAATCGCCAAAAAGTGGGCTTGATTGCTGCTTTGGCTGTTGATTCGGATCTCTATTTATTTGATGAGCCTACTTCTGGTTTAGATCCTTTGATGGAAACGATTTTCCAAGAAGAAGTTGAAAAATTGAAAGAACAGGGCAAATCCATCCTACTTTCTTCTCATATTCTCAGTGAAGTCGAGCGACTAGCGGATAAAGTCGTGATCATACGCGAAGGAACAGTCGTAGAAGAAGGAACACTCGATGAATTGCGTCATTTGACTCGTTCGACCATCACTATAGAAACAGAAGCAGAGAATAGTCACTTAGCACAATTGAACGGTGTCCATGACTTTGTGCAAAAAGGTCACCTCGCTCAATTTGCTGCTGATAACGAAGCTTTCGATGTGATTTTAGCTGAAGCGTCCAAATTAGGTGTGAAAAAATTTGAATCTATTCCACCGACTCTTGAGGATTTATTCATGAGACATTATGAAGGATGA